A single region of the Triticum dicoccoides isolate Atlit2015 ecotype Zavitan chromosome 2B, WEW_v2.0, whole genome shotgun sequence genome encodes:
- the LOC119364092 gene encoding splicing factor-like protein 1: MASAETLARSPSREPSSDPPRDASRDASSEPHHNGSANAAGDGDSSSRRRRRSRWEQSNDESGANSGGEGGAGGRKRKSRWAEEEPRPTIALPDFMKDFAAEMDPEVHNLNSRLLEISRLLQSGLPLDDRPEGARSPSPEPIYDNLGIRINTREYRARERLNRERQEIISQLIRRNPAFKPPADYRPPKLHKKLYIPMKEYPGYNFIGLIIGPRGNTQKRMEKETGAKIVIRGKGSVKEGKLLQKRDLKPDPSENEDLHVLVEADTQEALEAAAGMVEKLLTPVDEVLNEHKRQQLRELAALNGTIRDDEFCRTCGEPGHRQYACPNRTTTFKSEVQCKICGDGGHPTIDCPVKGTSGKKMDDEYQNFLAELGGSAPESMNKSGGPMLAITGGGGSGAGGGGSGSNSPWAAGNGAATTGANGLKKDYDETNLYIGYLPPMFDDSGLINLFSQFGEIVMAKVIKDRNTGQSKGYGFVKYSDVSQANAAIAAMSGYHLEGRTIAVRVAGKPPQPAAPPGPPAAPAPQMYHSADPSAGGYNSQPYMGGHPPPPAPPGSYAPVPWGQPPPYASYPPPPPPGMYNPAPGQTAPHSYGMQYPPPPAPVPPPGTTSNDGAQNYPPGVTPPSSGAPTQPVPAPAYGASGVQNMPHMYPPPPYGYAPYYPSVTPVQPPPPPPPPASVDPSQSIATAPWATHNAPPPPPPPASVDSSQSIATAPWATHNAPPPPPLPSSNDQPTPLYGADAEYDKFMSEMK, translated from the coding sequence ATGGCTTCTGccgaaaccctagcccgctcccCATCTCGCGAGCCCTCGTCCGACCCGCCCCGCGATGCCTCGCGCGACGCCTCCTCCGAGCCCCACCACAACGGCTCGGCCAACGCCGCTGGCGACGGCGACtcgtcctcccgccgccgccgccgcagccgatgGGAGCAGTCCAACGACGAATCCGGTGCCAATtcaggcggcgagggcggcgcgggAGGACGGAAGCGGAAGTCGCGCTGGGCCGAGGAGGAGCCCCGCCCGACCATCGCACTTCCGGATTTCATGAAGGACTTCGCCGCCGAGATGGATCCCGAGGTGCACAACCTCAACTCGCGCCTCCTGGAGATTTCGCGCCTGCTGCAGTCGGGGCTCCCCCTCGACGACCGCCCTGAGGGCGCCCGCTCGCCGTCCCCTGAGCCAATATACGATAACCTGGGCATCCGCATCAACACCCGCGAATACCGGGCGAGGGAGCGCCTTAACCGCGAGCGGCAGGAGATCATCTCCCAGCTGATCCGCCGCAATCCCGCCTTCAAGCCCCCGGCTGATTACCGCCCACCCAAGCTCCATAAGAAGCTCTACATCCCCATGAAGGAGTACCCTGGGTACAACTTTATTGGGCTCATTATTGGACCCCGTGGCAACACACAGAAGCGGATGGAGAAGGAGACGGGGGCCAAGATCGTAATCCGAGGGAAGGGCAGCGTCAAGGAAGGGAAGTTGCTGCAGAAGAGGGACTTGAAGCCAGATCCCAGTGAGAATGAGGACCTTCATGTGCTTGTTGAGGCTGATACTCAAGAAGCGTTGGAGGCTGCTGCAGGCATGGTGGAGAAGCTGCTTACCCCTGTTGACGAAGTGCTAAatgagcacaaacggcagcagctgcGGGAGCTTGCAGCCCTGAATGGAACAATCAGGGACGATGAGTTTTGTAGGACTTGCGGGGAGCCGGGTCACCGGCAGTATGCATGCCCGAACAGGACAACAACGTTTAAGAGCGAGGTGCAGTGTAAGATCTGTGGCGATGGTGGCCACCCAACAATTGATTGTCCAGTGAAGGGCACATCTGGCAAGAAAATGGACGACGAGTACCAGAACTTCCTTGCTGAGCTTGGTGGGAGTGCACCTGAGTCCATGAACAAGTCTGGTGGTCCGATGCTGGCTATAacaggtggtggcggcagcggcgccGGCGGTGGTGGTAGTGGCAGTAACTCACCCTGGGCTGCGGGTAATGGTGCAGCAACAACAGGAGCCAACGGGCTCAAGAAGGATTATGACGAGACCAATCTTTATATTGGGTACTTGCCACCTATGTTTGATGATTCAGGGCTGATCAACCTATTTTCACAATTTGGAGAGATTGTCATGGCAAAGGTTATAAAGGATCGCAACACAGGGCAGAGTAAAGGGTATGGATTTGTGAAATATTCAGATGTCTCACAGGCTAATGCAGCTATTGCTGCAATGAGTGGTTACCATCTTGAAGGGAGAACTATTGCAGTCCGAGTTGCAGGCAAGCCACCACAGCCAGCTGCCCCCCCTGGTCCTCCAGCAGCGCCAGCACCACAGATGTACCACTCTGCAGATCCTTCTGCTGGTGGCTACAACTCACAGCCCTACATGGGaggacatccaccaccaccagctcctccaggTAGCTATGCTCCAGTTCCTTGGGGGCAACCACCACCTTATGCTTCGTAccctccgccgccaccaccaggCATGTACAATCCTGCACCTGGCCAAACTGCTCCACATTCATATGGTATGCAATACCCACCACCACCAGCTCCAGTGCCTCCACCAGGCACTACGTCAAATGATGGTGCACAGAACTACCCTCCGGGTGTAACACCACCAAGTTCTGGTGCACCTACCCAGCCTGTCCCTGCTCCAGCATATGGGGCCTCTGGTGTGCAAAACATGCCACATATGTACCCTCCACCACCTTATGGTTATGCCCCATATTATCCATCTGTCACACCAGTCCAgccacctccaccaccaccaccaccagctagTGTTGATCCTTCACAAAGCATTGCAACTGCACCTTGGGCCACTCACAACGCACCTCCTCCACCGCCACCTCCTGCTAGTGTTGATTCCTCACAGAGCATTGCAACGGCACCTTGGGCTACCCACAATGCACCGCCGCCACCACCTTTGCCATCCTCCAACGACCAGCCCACTCCTCTTTATGGTGCAGATGCAGAGTATGATAAATTTATGTCGGAGATGAAGTGA